In a genomic window of Wyeomyia smithii strain HCP4-BCI-WySm-NY-G18 chromosome 1, ASM2978416v1, whole genome shotgun sequence:
- the LOC129733818 gene encoding uncharacterized protein LOC129733818 produces MFELEEMSNGFHDVLLNKYNDTTPIMDLYVSDSMQDMLDIDIKSEVATVVGGANEFSSLMNFDLPSLELDTNSNDAESGWCGGGPTRWSSTDIYADVGACVNPNSVMPVISSVQSLLKSPKQNVNLNTTVSAVNDPTLPSPKERKSHLTFSPNTIKVPMVVQEAKKVAAAGMTQIQRINGVDTVKKDLSNQMQKDESNKIVVRNHQPLSGGSSPSSGLGVGLGKGNTIKLAAGIGGLTFANGVQFKNLKNVQKISAINTANGLKRDASPARIVNGTTTIPQGQTQLISINGTTQKVYSRSLIVSNGGKPANMMQMANKNVAIATVAPKSKPKPPVEGAFPKPAYSYSCLIAMALKNSRAGSLPVSEIYSFMCEHFPYFKTAPNGWKNSVRHNLSLNKCFEKIEKPVTNGGQRKGCLWAMNPAKITKMDEEVQKWSRKDPQAIRKAMVHPEHLPMLERGEMKHGSTGDSDEGENDDADTEDQSDLEEEEEEEVEGEEEVEIDQEADSFIINTPESMADPEQEEVDIDFELEVPEFYDDINVDSKEGFTLEFVQKDLLTLDDEDESVYISPQQQRQAQLSFQQLEPAAKRARLDVNYSISPATTTAVVANGRTTIISAAGATTTATTPTTVNQIHLNGQQFQFTSSGQHFQQIHQQQHHNRRKTPLVTRIA; encoded by the exons ATGTTCGAACTGGAGGAAATGAGCAACGGATTTCACGACGTGTTACTCAATAAATACAAT GACACGACTCCCATCATGGACCTGTACGTGTCGGACTCGATGCAGGACATGCTGGACATCGACATCAAATCCGAAGTCGCCACCGTCGTCGGTGGTGCCAACGAGTTCAGCTCGCTGATGAACTTCGATCTGCCGTCGCTGGAGCTGGACACGAACTCGAACGATGCGGAAAGTGGTTGGTGCGGAGGTGGCCCGACCAGATGGTCTAGCACCGATATCTACGCCGACGTGGGCGCCTGCGTCAACCCGAACTCGGTGATGCCTGTCATTTCTTCCGTGCAGAGTCTGCTCAAGAGCCCGAAGCAAAACGTGAACCTCAACACGACCGTTAGTGCGGTTAACGATCCAACGCTGCCCAGTCCGAAGGAGCGCAAGAGTCACCTTACCTTTTCACCCAACACAATCAAGGTCCCAATGGTGGTGCAGGAGGCTAAGAAAGTCGCAGCTGCCGGAATGACGCAAATCCAGCGAATAAACGGTGTCGACACGGTCAAGAAAGATTTGTCCAACCAAATGCAGAAAGACGAGAGCAACAAAATTGTTGTCAGGAATCATCAACCTCTCAGCGGTGGATCAAGTCCAAGCTCCGGATTGGGCGTTGGCCTGGGTAAAGGCAACACGATAAAACTAGCAGCCGGAATCGGAGGGTTAACATTCGCTAACGGGGTGCAGTTTAAGAACCTTAAAAACGTACAAAAGATCTCTGCAATCAATACCGCAAACGGTTTAAAACGCGATGCCAGCCCAGCGAGAATCGTAAATGGGACTACCACTATCCCCCAAGGACAGACCCAGTTGATTAGCATCAATGGCACAACACAGAAGGTCTACAGTCGAAGTCTCATTGTCTCGAACGGAGGCAAGCCTGCCAACATGATGCAAATGGCCAACAAAAACGTTGCCATCGCAACCGTGGCTCCAAAGTCCAAGCCGAAACCTCCGGTGGAAGGCGCCTTCCCAAAGCCTGCATACTCTTACTCCTGCTTGATTGCAATGGCACTGAAAAACTCTCGCGCTGGATCTCTGCCTGTTTCGGAGATCTACAGCTTcatgtgcgaacacttcccgtATTTTAAGACCGCCCCGAACGGCTGGAAAAATTCCGTGCGGCACAATCTGTCGCTTAACAAATGCTTCGAAAAAATCGAGAAACCGGTAACGAACGGCGGTCAGCGAAAGGGTTGTCTCTGGGCAATGAATCCTGCCAAGATTACCAAAATGGACGAAGAGGTGCAAAAGTGGTCCCGAAAGGATCCACAGGCCATTCGGAAGGCAATGGTTCATCCCGAACACTTGCCGATGTTGGAGCGTGGTGAAATGAAGCATGGTTCCACCGGGGACAGTGACGAGGGCGAGAACGACGATGCCGACACCGAGGATCAGTCCGACCTGGAGGAAGAGGAAGAGGAGGAAGTTGAGGGAGAAGAGGAGGTCGAAATAGACCAGGAAGCGGACAGTTTCATAATTAACACCCCCGAATCGATGGCCGACCCCGAACAGGAAGAGGTGGACATAGACTTTGAGCTGGAA GTTCCGGAATTCTACGACGACATCAACGTAGATTCGAAGGAAGGATTCACCCTGGAATTTGTGCAGAAAGATCTGCTAACGCTAGATGACGAAGACGAATCGGTGTACATCTCACCACAGCAGCAGCGACAAGCACAACTCAGCTTCCAGCAGCTCGAACCTGCCGCCAAACGAGCAAGGCTCGACGTCAATTATTCCATCTCACCCGCCACTACCACCGCCGTTGTAGCGAACGGTCGAACGACAATCATCTCGGCGGCAGGGGCAACGACAACGGCGACAACTCCCACTACCGTCAACCAGATCCATCTCAACGGACAGCAATTCCAGTTTACCTCCAGCGGGCAGCACTTCCAGCAGATccaccagcagcagcatcacAACCGGCGAAAAACTCCGCTGGTCACGCGAATAGCCTAA